A window of the Henningerozyma blattae CBS 6284 chromosome 10, complete genome genome harbors these coding sequences:
- the SAL1 gene encoding Ca(2+)-binding ATP:ADP antiporter SAL1 (similar to Saccharomyces cerevisiae SAL1 (YNL083W); ancestral locus Anc_2.210), translated as MIRREIETETQRELRLRKIFKDLDVNDSGLFNVDDLKTAFHRMDHPLKDNDEAIKELFGSMDINNNGFINYQEFEKFSTLAESQIELGFNQIDQDKDGIIKPSEIYDYLRQFEDNTLGKESRFVGIKTPKDPKMLNFLHWAFKLKGNDNIDRDSHYITYNQWRDFLLLMPRQKGSRIHAALGYYYLFKEDVDLSSEGDMTLINDFINGFGFFLAGGVSGVVSRTCTAPFDRIKIFLIARTDLSSILLNSKEQVLAHNPHANVQKIRSPIIKAAVSLYREGGLKSFYVGNGLNVLKVFPESSMKFGSFEICKSIMASLEGKKDKSSISKLSTYIAGGLAGMVAQFTIYPIDTLKFRMQCAPLHNDVKGNALLLKTMKDLYREGGLSIFYRGITVGLLGIFPYAAFDLGTFTALKKWYIKREALRTGSLEENVTLKNTVVLPMGAFSGSVGACIVYPINLCRTRLQTQGTFAHPYHYTGFRDVFVQTLKREGYQGLYKGLTPTLAKVCPAVSISYLCYENIKRALNLEK; from the coding sequence ATGATAAGAAGGGAAATTGAAACAGAAACGCAGAGGGAATTACGACTTCGAAAGATCTTCAAGGATTTAGACGTTAATGACAGCGGACTGTTTAATGTTGATGATTTGAAGACCGCCTTTCATCGAATGGACCATCCATTAAAGGACAATGATGAAGCGATAAAGGAATTATTTGGTTCAATGGACATAAACAATAATGGTTTCATTAATTATCAAGAGTTTGAGAAATTTAGTACATTGGCAGAATCTCAAATTGAGTTAGGTTTTAACCAGATCGACCAAGATAAAGATGGCATTATCAAACCTTCAGAAATATATGATTACTTACGTCAGTTTGAAGACAATACCTTAGGTAAAGAAAGTCGGTTTGTCGGCATCAAAACTCCAAAAGATCCAAAGATGTTAAACTTTTTACATTGGGCATTTAAACTTAAAGGGAATGACAATATTGATAGAGATTCTCATTATATAACATATAATCAGTGGCgagattttttattattgatgcCTAGGCAGAAAGGATCACGAATACATGCAGCATTAGGATACTACTATCTATTTAAAGAAGATGTTGATCTTTCATCTGAGGGTGATATGACGttaataaatgattttattaatggGTTTGGCTTCTTCTTAGCAGGCGGTGTATCAGGAGTTGTATCACGTACATGTACTGCTCCATTTGATAGAAttaagatttttttaattgctAGAACTGATCTTTCGTCcattttattgaattcaAAGGAACAAGTATTAGCACATAATCCTCATGCAAATGTTCAAAAAATTCGTTCTCCTATAATAAAAGCCGCTGTTTCATTATACAGAGAAGGTGGCTTAAAATCGTTTTATGTGGGGAATGGGTTGAACGTGTTAAAAGTTTTCCCTGAGAGTTCAATGAAATTTGGGTCTTTTGAAATCTGTAAATCTATTATGGCATCATTAGAAGGTAAGAAAGACAAATCAAGCATTTCAAAACTTTCTACTTATATTGCTGGTGGGCTAGCTGGAATGGTTGCTCAATTTACCATTTATCCTATTGATACATTGAAATTTAGAATGCAATGTGCACCACTACATAACGATGTAAAAGGGAATGCTCTTTTACTGAAAACCATGAAAGATCTTTATCGGGAAGGTGGactttcaatattttatagaGGTATTACAGTAGGTTTATTGGGTATATTTCCCTATGCTGCATTTGATCTTGGTACATTTACagcattaaaaaaatggtatATTAAACGTGAAGCGTTAAGAACTGGTTCACTTGAGGAAAATGTGACACTCAAAAATACAGTAGTATTGCCAATGGGTGCCTTCAGTGGCTCAGTAGGGGCCTGTATAGTATACCCCATAAATTTGTGCCGAACAAGATTACAAACTCAAGGGACATTTGCCCATCCTTATCACTATACCGGATTTAGAGATGTTTTTGTTCAAACTTTAAAGAGAGAAGGTTATCAAGGATTATATAAAGGATTAACACCTACTCTAGCTAAAGTATGCCCTGCTGTTTCAATTAGTTATTTATGctatgaaaatattaaacgTGCACTAAACTTAGAGAAATAG
- the REV7 gene encoding Rev7p (similar to Saccharomyces cerevisiae REV7 (YIL139C); ancestral locus Anc_2.211), with protein MHPFVKKWVTVYLKCGINLILYYRNVYPAASFDLTTFQGFNLPQFMPMNRHPAVLEYIDEFIEDVLFKLQRTHKITLCIITPKDYRCIETYTFDFRNFNHLGVEDPQKLREADVYDRFRASLNNLIQRLEKLTPIKDDSVSFELVATLIGVELGHTFDKINHFNNNFQKLFYERDMNWVKCQPEDPYFNESMDSEKVSSRIRTHAIIGANIGPISIDILFERLLVWDGSLDTVYEYEDDYYEQEQKRPYMSPSNYDSDDNKFDMVNLPSSI; from the coding sequence ATGCATCCTTTTGTAAAAAAGTGGGTGACAGtctatttaaaatgtgGAATTAATCTTATCTTATACTACAGAAATGTTTATCCAGCAGCATCCTTTGACTTAACTACATTTCAAGGATTTAACCTTCCTCAATTTATGCCCATGAATAGACATCCTGCAGTTTTAGAGTATATCGATGAATTTATAGAAGATGTTCTATTTAAACTTCAAAGAACACATAAAATCACACTATGTATTATTACTCCTAAAGATTATAGATGTATTGAAACATATACATTTGATTTTAGAAACTTTAACCATCTTGGTGTTGAGGACCCACAAAAATTAAGAGAGGCTGACGTTTACGATAGATTTAGAGCTAGCCTAAATAACTTGATTCAAAGACTGGAAAAATTAACACCAATTAAAGATGATTCTGTCAGTTTTGAATTAGTTGCCACTTTGATTGGAGTAGAATTAGGCCATacatttgataaaattaatcattttaataacaattttcaaaaacttttttatGAAAGGGATATGAACTGGGTTAAATGTCAGCCAGAGGATCCATACTTCAATGAAAGTATGGATTCTGAAAAGGTATCCTCTAGAATTAGAACACATGCAATTATTGGTGCTAATATTGGGCCCATCTCTATCGACATCTTATTCGAAAGATTGTTGGTTTGGGATGGTAGCTTGGATACTGTGTATGAATATGAGGATGATTATTATGAACAGGAACAAAAAAGACCTTATATGAGCCCCAGTAATTATGATTCTGATGACAACAAATTTGATATGGTAAATTTACCATCTTCCATCTAa
- the PMS1 gene encoding ATP-binding mismatch repair protein (similar to Saccharomyces cerevisiae PMS1 (YNL082W); ancestral locus Anc_2.212) translates to MFNISALNIDDIHRITSGQVIIDLTTAVKELLDNSIDADASQIEITFKNYGIESIECSDDGSGISPNNYENLALKNYTSKISNFDDVSSVVTLGFRGEALSSLCAISSVIVTTTVNPPRADKLEYDFNGKLNTKSTTTRNKGTSVLVTNLFNNLPVRQKEFVRTCKKQFAACIGLLQSYAIIQKTIKFSVWHITGNGKKNLVISTTKSQAMNKRILSIFGSNGMHGLSDIDINLDLNPFKNRMVRKFQENAVNFEKLDYCIRVHGLISKNSFGCGRNSKDRQFLYINSRPIEYPILLKNCNEIYRMFNNVQFPALFLNFELMPSLIDVNVTPDKRTVLLHYEQIIVDVLREELMKYFDKQELVLPKRVGVEIKESSSKRIKLNDEMKINVKRELNEVNKIVERRLMVNDETEADHLQQENIKNVKDEFSDVDNSRLNNLKLNSRNPKSSQELMSEWKENITESESESENKSESENKCVSRSENESENKDEGQDESEKKSNNEVPNNVKPNYNLQSYINPDYSEKEFSTQETPSIKNEILTLEIDDDKVEEQVRITDDKLVFLSDGTTPCDKCSNEEEEDLLVELCNEGEEDEQTRIQSPNQEINVRTSNEALPIHRSIQDETLNEESIYCCTLSRNIKKGLNELFEVKCILEKFNNNNDNNDSSKKIHHGGIESDEDYLSLSVKKDDFKTMEIVGQFNLGFIIVTRQIEDKYDLFIVDQHASDEKYNFEKLQENTVFKSQRLIAPMMLELSVIDEMIVMDNIEIFIKNGFKIEIDEDGEIGNKIRLISLPVSKKTLFDIEDLYELIYLIKESDGLNKDNIRCSKIRSMFAMRACRSSIMIGKPLTMNSMVRVVRHLGELDKPWNCPHGRPTMRHLMELKDEKIFKDDYEI, encoded by the coding sequence atgtttaatatttctgCATTAAATATAGATGATATACATCGTATAACGTCTGGCCAAGTTATCATAGATTTAACTACAGCTGTGAAAGAACTTTTAGATAATAGTATTGATGCTGACGCGTCTCAGATTGAAATAACATTTAAGAATTATGGTATTGAGTCTATTGAATGCTCGGATGATGGCAGTGGTATATCACCCaataattatgaaaatcttgcattgaaaaattatacttCAAAGATTTCTAATTTCGATGATGTGTCTTCAGTAGTAACGCTTGGATTTAGAGGTGAGGCATTATCATCTTTATGTGCAATTTCTAGTGTAATTGTCACAACTACAGTGAATCCTCCTCGAGCTGACAAATTAGAATATGATTTTAATGGTAAACTAAATACAAAATCAACTACTACGCGGAATAAAGGTACTTCAGTATTGGTGACAaatcttttcaataatttacCAGTTCGTCAAAAAGAATTCGTTAGAACTTGTAAAAAACAATTTGCTGCCTGTATTGGCTTATTACAAAGTTATgcaattattcaaaaaacaattaaattttcagtTTGGCATATCACTGGAAATGGtaagaaaaatttggtGATTTCAACTACCAAGAGCCAAGCTAtgaataaaagaatattgaGTATCTTTGGGTCTAATGGTATGCATGGATTGTCTGATATTGATATCAACTTAGATTTGAATCCCTTTAAGAATAGAATGGTTCgaaaatttcaagaaaatgcagtaaattttgaaaaattagattatTGTATCAGAGTACACGgattaatatcaaaaaattcatttggCTGTGGTAGGAATTCTAAAGATAGacaatttctttatattaataGTCGACCAATTGAATATCccattttattaaaaaattgtaatgaAATTTATCGAATGTTTAATAATGTTCAATTTCCtgctttatttttaaatttcgaATTGATGCCTAGTTTAATTGATGTAAATGTGACCCCAGATAAACGTACAGTTCTTTTACATTATGAACAAATAATTGTTGATGTATTAAGGGAAGaattgatgaaatattttgataaacaAGAACTAGTGTTGCCAAAGAGAGTAGGCgttgaaataaaagaatcaAGTAGCAAAAGAATAAAGTTGAATGATgagatgaaaataaatgtaAAAAGAGAACTAAATGAGGTGAACAAAATAGTTGAAAGGAGGCTAATGGTTAATGATGAGACTGAAGCAGATCATTTACAGCAAGAAAATATCAAGAACGTTAAAGACGAGTTTTCTGACGTAGACAATTCGAGGTTAAATaatctaaaattaaattcaagaaaTCCTAAATCAAGCCAAGAACTTATGTCAGAATGGAAAGAGAATATTACTGAAAGTGAGAGTGAGAGTGAGAATAAAAGTGAGAGTGAAAATAAATGCGTTAGTAGAAGTGAAAATGAAagtgaaaataaagatgaagGTCAAGATGAAAGtgagaaaaaaagtaataatGAAGTCCCTAATAATGTTAAACCAAATTATAATCTTCAATCATATATCAATCCTGATTATTcagaaaaagaattttctaCACAAGAAACACCAAGCATTAAAAATGAGATATTAACTCTtgaaattgatgatgaCAAAGTTGAAGAACAAGTGAGAATCACTGACGATAAATTAGTATTTCTTAGTGATGGAACAACCCCGTGTGACAAATGTtcaaatgaagaagaagaagatttacTTGTTGAATTGTGTAATGAGggagaagaagatgaacaAACGCGAATACAAAGTCCAAATCAAGAGATTAATGTTAGAACTTCAAATGAAGCATTACCAATACATCGTTCCATTCAAGATGAAACTCTGAATGAAGAGAGCATCTATTGTTGTACATTATCTAGGAATATAAAGAAGGGacttaatgaattattcgAAGTGAAATGcattttagaaaaatttaacaataataatgataacaACGATTCAAGTAAGAAAATACATCATGGAGGTATTGAAAGTGATGAAGATTATCTAAGTTTAAGTGTAAAGAAAGATGATTTTAAAACGATGGAGATTGTAGGTCAATTTAATTTAGGGTTTATTATTGTAACAAGACAGATTGAAGACaaatatgatttatttattgttgATCAGCACGCTAGTGATgagaaatataattttgaaaaattacaagaaaatACTGTTTTTAAGAGTCAACGATTGATTGCTCCAATGATGCTAGAATTAAGTGTTATTGATGAGATGATTGTTATGGATAATATTgagatttttattaaaaatgggTTTAAAATTGAGATTGATGAAGATGGAGAAATTGGGAATAAGATTCGATTAATAAGTTTACCTGTTAGTAAGAAGACGTTATTTGATATAGAAGATTTGTATGaattgatatatttaataaaagagAGCGATGGGCTGAATAAGGATAATATTCGATGTTCCAAAATAAGGAGTATGTTTGCAATGAGAGCATGTCGAAGTAGTATTATGATTGGGAAACCTTTAACTATGAATAGCATGGTTCGAGTAGTTAGACATTTGGGAGAATTAGATAAGCCATGGAATTGTCCACATGGCCGACCCACTATGAGACATTTAATGGAATTAAAGGAtgagaaaatatttaaagatgattatgaaatatag
- the EOS1 gene encoding Eos1p (similar to Saccharomyces cerevisiae EOS1 (YNL080C); ancestral locus Anc_2.214) has product MHLHSTNLSNDLYSINTFQSSIENNDSRRSISSLSHLNGSSQTSPQTLPSQASLIYTNSTTLAKAYSSMKTLSLSHLTAKQHFLMALCRDVSLLPPIINIFQSLKKSWSLLSSNQDIFNTINPTHITAMFSLHFNSQNNISSISNISSTNNTINYDNILIQSLTNLTRANASEYFLCSIWSSVSLYLTYATLDSLMIRWIVKYSTLAAILRMFSMSLLILTIESLLINSFSLDSDYYLHVWIIISCILTIVFIWQSYITSNLNYVNHQSNEKDIDSNDDSLSNSSSNSIDSHVYSRRQKKLKKKNKKIFLVSKKRTIDLYKIIVFCVVPVGIASFLTMVGILRNLFIQRIDIEELTFLLNGSMQIHQ; this is encoded by the coding sequence ATGCATCTTCATTCAACTAATCTGTCAAATGATCTTTACTCAATCAACACATTTCAATCCtctatagaaaataatgattcaaGAAGATCTATCTCCTCATTGTCACATTTAAACGGATCTTCACAAACGTCCCCACAAACCCTACCATCACAAGCATCTCTCATCTATACAAACTCAACTACATTGGCAAAAGCTTATTCTTCTATGAAAACTTTATCTCTATCTCATCTAACTGCAAAACAACATTTCTTAATGGCTCTATGCAGAGATGTGTCTCTATTACCTCCaatcataaatattttccaatcCTTGAAAAAATCTTGGTCTTTATTATCTTCCAATCAAGACATTTTCAATACAATAAATCCAACTCATATAACAGCTATGTTTTCTTTACATTTCAAttctcaaaataatatatcttcTATCTCAAATATATcttcaacaaataatacaatcaattatgataatataCTTATACAATCTTTAACAAACTTAACAAGAGCAAACGCCTCAGAATATTTCTTATGTTCAATATGGTCTTCAGTCTCCCTATACTTAACTTATGCTACTCTAGATTCTCTAATGATACGTTGGATAGTTAAATATTCCACTTTAGCTGCCATTTTACGAATGTTTTCCATGTCTTTATTAATACTGACCATAGAATCATTATTGATCAATTCTTTCTCCCTAGATTCTGATTATTATCTACACGTTTGGATAATCATTAGTTGTATACTAACGATAGTCTTCATTTGGCAAAGTTATATCACTTCAAACTTGAATTACGTAAACCATCaatcaaatgaaaaagatatagattcaaatgatgattcattatcaaattcttcatcaaattctATAGATTCTCATGTTTATTCACGTcgtcaaaaaaaattgaaaaaaaaaaataaaaaaatttttttagtttcaaAAAAGAGAACTATagatttatataaaattattgtaTTCTGTGTTGTACCTGTGGGGATCGCAAGTTTCTTAACCATGGTTGGaatattaagaaatttatttattcaaagaATAGATATAGAAGAATTGACTTTCCTATTAAATGGTTCAATGCAAATTCATCAATGA